One Burkholderia sp. WP9 genomic window, AGGAGTGTCTTTCGGTCCTCGGTTCAACCATATAGGTAGCCGATCGCTAATCGGGCATCGTATAAAAGCACTACTTGGACTGGATTTCGCCGTTATCATAACGTGCCAGACGAGTGCCCTACCACTGCCGTCTTTGCATCTCCGTCGCAGGAGAGGCGACGACCCACTTTTTTGACTTGATGAACAACACATCTAGTAGCGCTTTTCGATATGTAGTAGATCGAATACTGCATCGCAGATGCGTACCGCTTATTGGAGCGGGAATTTCGATGAACTCAACCCTGCGAGGCGCTTACTGGGACGGGCACAAGCTTCCTACAATGGTCGACAAGGTCGTCAACGCTACGCTGAAATTACGCATGAAGAGGCTCATGGGCGAATCGCGTGGCCCCCTTGTATTTTGCGAAAAATGTGCAGAACGCTTTTCCGAACACCTATCAAATCCAAAGATCGTGTTTGAAGTGTTCTCCAAGCTGAGTTGCAAACTCTGTGACTTGCGGTTGGCTAAAGAGAGAAGCGAGCTAACAAAGAGCTGTGAAACATTCCTTTGGGAATACCCGCAGAGTAATGACGAAGCCTATTGGAAACTTGCTGACGTGCTTCAAATCCGTGATTTCGCGGACCTGGATCCGACGCCTGCTCACTACTATCTGGCCTTCCTTGTCCGAGAAGGGTTGATTTCCGAGCTGGTGACGACTAACTACGACTGCAATCTTGAACGAGCGTATCTCAACACGTGGCTGGGTTCCCAAACCCTGTCTTCCAACACGGTCATCCGTCGGATCTACGACTTGGATACCTTCGCCGAAAGCGCGGCGCTAAACGCGGAGTGGCATCCAGGCGAGGACACCCCTCACATTCTGAAAGCCTACAAGATCAATGGTTGTGCCGCACAACTCAAAGAATGTTGTACGCATGCAGCAGATATCTTATTGACAGCATCTCAACTTCAGGACTGGAGAAAACGCAAGTGGGCTGCGGATTTTTTTCGAACCAAGGTGCGTAGCGCCGCACTCGTCACCATCGGATTTGGTAGTGACGAGCCACAAGTGGTTCACACGTTGCAGCAGGTTCTTGAGGAATTTTCTGGACTCGGACTTCGAAACGACGGGCAGCCGCAACCCCTTTACGAGGCGGCGAACGCTCCTGTGGTCACCACCTACGAACACAATCCCAGCTTCCAGCAGATGCAACTGGTCTACGGCTTTTCGACTTGGTGGTCCGGCATCCCCACGAACGGGGCTGACCTTGTACTCGGTCCCTACCAGCGTGCAAAATCACTTACATCGTCCGACGAACCCGAGACGGTTCCAGACTGCCTGCCGGCTGATGACCTATGGCGAGACATATTTCAAGCTGTCTACGCGCGGCTCGTGTCGAAAAAGTTGCGCGCCGCCGCAATCAGCCAAAACGCCGCATTTACAGCAGCTGTTCCTGACGCAGATAGACTGCTCGTCCTGCTTGCCGCTCAGCTCGACAGTTGCACCGAAAGCCAACTGACGAACCCGGGAAGCCCGCCTCATTGGCTAGTATCCTTGGAATCGACAGACGACCCTAGAATGGCACGTCGCCCATGGTTGACTCGCTGCTTGACCCATATTCGGCTCGGCTCAACCGCGCCCACCAAGTATTGTGCGATCAACGACCACAGCAGTCTTATAGCAGAAATGGCACTTATATTTGAACTGCTCCAAATCGCTCAAGCACGCGCGCGGGACGAAAACACGGGAATCGGTGATTCAAGTCATCGCATATGGGACGAAGTGAGTCTCGCGCCAGATGCACGGATTGAAGTGCGGTCAAGTGGCGTCGGTGGAACGGCGAGCTTCTATATCAGCCGAAATACTCAGCCTAGCGTTCGTCAGTTTGACGAAATGATCTGTGAGTCTACGCCTGTACAACGTCTGGAATTGGTCGTTGGCGCGGCGGGAGCAAAGGTGCGCCAATTGGGAGAGCGGCGCATCTACCTAAAACAAGGTTCGGAGATCGTTCCGGTGGTAATCACACGCGTCGACTGGCGCGCGCTGTTTCCTACTTCTACACGAGCTGGATCGATTGCTGAGGCAGCAGACCATCTGGCGGATGCCATATCATTCCCCACCAAATATCGCCGCAGACTCGATTTGAGTATTCGGCGAAACCCAAGTTTTGAACGGAGGATCTAAATGGGTCCGTCAAACGAACTCCTAGCCACCTACTCACTATCTAGCGATATTCTGGAAACAGACGTTAGTCAGGTACATCTCGGCAGTCACAGTTGGCTAAACTGGACAAGACTTTATGTCTCCCCAATCATGATCGTTGTACATGCGCGATCAATCGAAGGCAAAATCGCCGTCGAACAGTACGAGCACAACTTAAGCTTGCTTCGCGATGAGCTATGCGATCTATGTGATGCACTGTCCGCCTACGGGTATCAAACACCGCTCACGCTCCTTGTGGAATGCGACGAATTGAACTACCCCCAGTGGCACGAGATGGCGGGAAACCAAGATTCGCTGCGTGGAGCTTTTTCGATTCAGCCGTTCACTAAAAGCCGCTTCGCTCGGGCAAATATTGTCGACGCTGAAACGTTGACCTCTTTGTTGATCGATGCAACCGCCATTCACGTTCACGCGTACAAACTCAAGAGTTTAACCGACCGGGAATATCTCGAATCGGTTGCGCGCCGTGTCGAGGAAGAGCCCGACCG contains:
- a CDS encoding SIR2 family protein; translated protein: MNSTLRGAYWDGHKLPTMVDKVVNATLKLRMKRLMGESRGPLVFCEKCAERFSEHLSNPKIVFEVFSKLSCKLCDLRLAKERSELTKSCETFLWEYPQSNDEAYWKLADVLQIRDFADLDPTPAHYYLAFLVREGLISELVTTNYDCNLERAYLNTWLGSQTLSSNTVIRRIYDLDTFAESAALNAEWHPGEDTPHILKAYKINGCAAQLKECCTHAADILLTASQLQDWRKRKWAADFFRTKVRSAALVTIGFGSDEPQVVHTLQQVLEEFSGLGLRNDGQPQPLYEAANAPVVTTYEHNPSFQQMQLVYGFSTWWSGIPTNGADLVLGPYQRAKSLTSSDEPETVPDCLPADDLWRDIFQAVYARLVSKKLRAAAISQNAAFTAAVPDADRLLVLLAAQLDSCTESQLTNPGSPPHWLVSLESTDDPRMARRPWLTRCLTHIRLGSTAPTKYCAINDHSSLIAEMALIFELLQIAQARARDENTGIGDSSHRIWDEVSLAPDARIEVRSSGVGGTASFYISRNTQPSVRQFDEMICESTPVQRLELVVGAAGAKVRQLGERRIYLKQGSEIVPVVITRVDWRALFPTSTRAGSIAEAADHLADAISFPTKYRRRLDLSIRRNPSFERRI